One genomic region from Nymphaea colorata isolate Beijing-Zhang1983 chromosome 10, ASM883128v2, whole genome shotgun sequence encodes:
- the LOC116262055 gene encoding uncharacterized protein LOC116262055 isoform X4, producing MNFISSIENLEGRFTLQCQDCSGDHFMQSITIQCLEAVQFLHGLGLIHCDLKPENILVKSYSRCEVKVIDLGSSCFETDHLCSYVQSRSYRAPEVILGLPYDKKIDIWSLGCILAELCTGNVLFQNDSPATLLARVIGIIGKIDQSMLAKGRETYKYFTKNHMLYERNQDTNKLEYLIPKKSSLRHRLPMADQGFVDFVAHLLEINPKKRPSATEALAHPWLSYPYEPISS from the exons ATGAATTTCATAAGTTCAATAGAGAATCTGGAGGGGAGGTTTACTTTACAATGCCAAGATTGCAG TGGTGATCATTTTATGCAGTCTATTACTATTCAATGTCTGGAGGCTGTCCAGTTCTTGCATGGTCTTGGTCTTATCCACTGTGATCTGAAGCCTGAGAACATCCTAGTGAAGAGCTATAGTAGATGTGAAGTTAAGGTCATTGATCTGGGCAGTAGTTGCTTTGAAACGGACCATCTTTGCTCTTATGTTCAGTCTCGGTCATATCGTGCACCAGAGGTTATCTTGGGCCTTCCATATGACAAGAAAATAGATATTTGGTCCCTTGGTTGTATCTTGGCAGAACTTTGCACTGGAAAT GTGCTTTTCCAAAATGATTCACCAGCAACACTACTTGCTCGCGTCATTGGTATCATCGGGAAAATTGACCAAAGCATGCTTGCAAAGGGACGTGAAACAtacaaatattttacaaaaaatcacATGCTCTATGAACGTAATCAG GACACAAACAAACTGGAGTACTTGATCCCAAAGAAGTCATCATTAAGGCATCGGTTGCCTATGGCAGATCAGGGTTTTGTAGACTTTGTTGCACATCTACTTGAAATAAATCCCAAGAAGCGCCCAAGTGCAACTGAAGCTCTTGCACATCCATGGCTGTCATATCCATATGAGCCGATCTCATCATGA
- the LOC116262055 gene encoding uncharacterized protein LOC116262055 isoform X5, with amino-acid sequence MCCEISLYVCQHKHVQVLFQNDSPATLLARVIGIIGKIDQSMLAKGRETYKYFTKNHMLYERNQDTNKLEYLIPKKSSLRHRLPMADQGFVDFVAHLLEINPKKRPSATEALAHPWLSYPYEPISS; translated from the exons ATGTGCTGTGAGATATCTTTATATGTGTGTCAGCACAAACACGTACAG GTGCTTTTCCAAAATGATTCACCAGCAACACTACTTGCTCGCGTCATTGGTATCATCGGGAAAATTGACCAAAGCATGCTTGCAAAGGGACGTGAAACAtacaaatattttacaaaaaatcacATGCTCTATGAACGTAATCAG GACACAAACAAACTGGAGTACTTGATCCCAAAGAAGTCATCATTAAGGCATCGGTTGCCTATGGCAGATCAGGGTTTTGTAGACTTTGTTGCACATCTACTTGAAATAAATCCCAAGAAGCGCCCAAGTGCAACTGAAGCTCTTGCACATCCATGGCTGTCATATCCATATGAGCCGATCTCATCATGA
- the LOC116262055 gene encoding uncharacterized protein LOC116262055 isoform X6 has product MNLFSIKVLFQNDSPATLLARVIGIIGKIDQSMLAKGRETYKYFTKNHMLYERNQDTNKLEYLIPKKSSLRHRLPMADQGFVDFVAHLLEINPKKRPSATEALAHPWLSYPYEPISS; this is encoded by the exons ATGAATTTGTTCAGTATTAAG GTGCTTTTCCAAAATGATTCACCAGCAACACTACTTGCTCGCGTCATTGGTATCATCGGGAAAATTGACCAAAGCATGCTTGCAAAGGGACGTGAAACAtacaaatattttacaaaaaatcacATGCTCTATGAACGTAATCAG GACACAAACAAACTGGAGTACTTGATCCCAAAGAAGTCATCATTAAGGCATCGGTTGCCTATGGCAGATCAGGGTTTTGTAGACTTTGTTGCACATCTACTTGAAATAAATCCCAAGAAGCGCCCAAGTGCAACTGAAGCTCTTGCACATCCATGGCTGTCATATCCATATGAGCCGATCTCATCATGA
- the LOC116262399 gene encoding LOW QUALITY PROTEIN: uncharacterized protein LOC116262399 (The sequence of the model RefSeq protein was modified relative to this genomic sequence to represent the inferred CDS: inserted 1 base in 1 codon) has translation MGREGDEEAEGKVEGEGTTSLFPLASVFPVSGDRSSSGDSKPQWLYNPSFSFDVSKIHDSVGAVAYEPGPGSDEEKRVEVRERPSYDILESPSSSEAEYRERRRRKKGKKRRRSHEGVKDVTRKSKVQAWAGLGGKQDKDYYFDVRGDRDNLAFGCLYRMDIARFRRHELLNWSDRVVPSKSFRWDLSLYSEGDANGMDNKAKFEGRYYSIKYAALERHKQLKHILFLRQKRSYINPEEFIPLTDVSTSDTSIIGMKLGPEVQESWEDQVIRKTKEFNKLTRDFPHDEKAWIAFAEYQDKIANMQSTKGARIQALEKKISILEKAAQLNPDNEELLLYLMKAYGSRDGGSVLVERWEKILMQHPGSCKLWKEFLCSCQSEFSRFKTSEMRKMYAHAIRALSATSMKLCRQAHQVGKVPNSVTELVQIEQGLVDIFVNLCRFEWQTGHQELATGLFQAEVDYSLFCPSLLLSEQTKLRLFEHFWNGDGARLGEDGAVGWGXWVEKEEENRQKAAMLEESIQESEQGGWTGWSEPKMKKSEISESPHEVLENAPDDDNDAVQDPDSDDVPQDEEDLSALLEKVGIDIKTEADTDVTDVTIWKKWSEEEALRDAEQWMPLRENAETNGEEQLSRVIAFEDVGEYLFSLVSDDARLSLIFRLVDFFDGPIALWTSTNSPTWMEKIRSFEMLPKSTLKELWDVHDLMDHNKGNCSNLYLECLFDSTKDASKRSGVMKFLQNAMLLLLKMFPRNHILEEVALKSNVLFETRTTPSVNVITPCRGLAKSLLKNDRQDLLLCGVYARCEAAFGCNDIARKVFDMALSSIDGLPLDLQVNATFLYLWYAEMELGNLTSVSTSSPCLERAVHILTCLGTGAKYSPFKCEVPSTQLLRAHQGFKDKIRALRSSWARGDVRDHSVALVSSAALFEELTAGWSSARGVFEDAFSMVLPERRSQSHQLESLFVYYIAMLLRNLKQATLSRSWETILQGLHLYPYNPTIFAAFLKVGSLYTVPNKIRRILDDYCQKRPSVVTWLSTFLNELGKEGSQHRIHGLFEKALGSDALQKSVMLWRCYLAYELHMCNPAAAKRVFFRAIHACPWSKKLWLDGFQRLSAFLTAKELADLQEVMRDKELNLRTDIYEILLQDEISS, from the exons ATGGGGCGCgaaggagatgaagaagcaGAAGGGAAGGTGGAAGGCGAGGGGACGACGTCGTTGTTCCCGCTTGCTTCTGTCTTCCCCGTCTCCGGCGATCGATCGTCCTCGGGTGATAGCAAGCCTCAGTGGCTCTACAACCCGAGCTTCTCTTTTGACGTTTCCAAGATACATGACTCCGTCGGCGCCGTCGCTTACGAGCCAGGGCCAGGAAGCGACGAGGAGAAGCGTGTCGAGGTTCGCGAGCGTCCTTCCTATGATATCTTGGAGTCTCCGTCCTCGTCTGAAGCCGAGTATAGggagaggcggaggaggaagaagggcaAGAAACGCAGAAGATCGCATGAAGGGGTTAAAGATGTAACAAGGAAATCCAAGGTTCAGGCGTGGGCGGGTTTGGGCGGGAAGCAGGACAAGGATTATTACTTCGATGTCCGTGGCGACCGAGACAATCTCGCTTTCGGATGCCTTTATAG AATGGATATTGCACGGTTCAGGCGTCATGAACTCTTAAATTGGTCTGATCGTGTTGTACCTTCAAAGTCTTTTAGATGGGATTTATCATTGTACTCAGAAGGAGATGCTAATGGCATGGACAACAAGGCAAAATTTGAAGGACGTTATTATTCTATAAAATATGCTGCCTTGGAAAGACATAAACAATTGAAACACATACTTTTTTTGCGGCAAAAGAGATCCTACATAAATCCTGAGGAGTTCATCCCTCTGACTGATGTGTCAACTAGTGATACAAGTATCATTGGAATGAAATTGGGCCCAGAAGTCCAGGAATCCTGGGAGGATCAGGTGATACGTAAAACAAAGGAATTCAACAAACTGACTAGGGATTTCCCACATGATGAGAAGGCATGGATAGCTTTTGCAGAGTACCAG GACAAGATTGCTAATATGCAATCAACAAAAGGGGCTCGCATCCAAgcacttgaaaagaaaattagtattCTCGAAAAAGCGGCACAGCTGAATCCAGATAATGAAGAACTATTACTTTATCTCATGAAGGCCTATGGAAGTCGCGATGGTGGTTCAGTCCTTGTTGAACGATGGGAAAAAATACTTATGCAGCATCCAGGTAGCTGCAAGCTGTGGAAAGAGTTTCTGTGTTCCTGTCAAAGTGaattttcaagatttaaaaCTTCTGAGATGAGGAAAATGTATGCTCATGCTATCCGGGCTCTATCTGCTACATCTATGAAGCTGTGTAGGCAG GCCCATCAAGTTGGTAAGGTTCCCAACAGTGTTACTGAACTTGTTCAAATTGAGCAAGGGCTTGTTGACATATTTGTGAATCTATGTCGATTTGAGTGGCAAACTGGCCATCAAGAGTTGGCAACAGGATTATTTCAAGCTGAAGTAGATTACAGTTTATTTTGTCCTTCTCTGCTTCTGAGTGAGCAGACTAAGCTGCGACTGTTTGAGCACTTTTGGAATGGTGATGGTGCAAGGCTAGGCGAAGATGGGGCAGTTGGATGGG AATGGgtggagaaggaggaggagaacagGCAGAAAGCGGCAATGTTGGAAGAATCCATTCAGGAATCTGAACAAGGTGGATGGACTGGCTGGTCAGaaccaaaaatgaagaaatcagAGATTAGTGAAAGCCCACATGAGGTGCTTGAAAATGCACcagatgatgataatgatgctGTTCAGGATCCTGATTCAGATGATGTGCCacaagatgaagaagatctATCAGCATTGCTGGAAAAAGTTGGTATAGACATTAAAACTGAAGCAGACACAGATGTCACAGATGTCACTATCTGGAAAAAATGGTCAGAGGAGGAGGCTTTGCGAGATGCTGAGCAATGGATGCCTTTACGTGAAAATGCGG AAACGAATGGTGAAGAACAACTTTCAAGGGTCATTGCATTTGAAGATGTTGGGGAATATCTTTTCTCTCTGGTTTCTGATGATGCTCGTCTAAGTTTAATATTTCGGCTCGTTGATTTCTTTGATGGACCAATTGCACTTTG GACTTCTACTAATAGTCCTACTTGGATGGAAAAAATTCGCAGCTTCGAAATGCTTCCTAAATCTACTCTGAAGGAATTGTGGGATGTCCACGACCTCATGGATCATAACAAGGGAAACTGCAGTAATTTATATTTGGAGTGCCTTTTTGACAGCACAAAAGATGCAAGTAAAAGATCTGGTGTTATGAAATTTCTTCAGAATGCAATGTTGCTTCTCCTGAAAATGTTTCCTCGTAATCATATCTTGGAAGAAGTAGCTTTAAAATCCAATGTGCTATTTGAAACAAGAACAACTCCGTCAGTTAATGTAATAACACCTTGTCGTGGTTTAGCAAAATCTCTATTGAAGAATGATCGCCAG GATTTATTGCTGTGTGGAGTTTATGCACGATGTGAGGCTGCTTTTGGATGTAACGATATTGCAAGAAAGGTGTTTGATATGGCACTTTCTTCTATTGATGGACTTCCATTG GATCTTCAGGTGAATGCAACCTTTCTGTACTTGTGGTATGCTGAAATGGAGCTTGGCAACCTTACTTCTGTAAGCACCTCTAGTCCTTGTTTGGAACGTGCAGTGCACATTCTGACCTGCTTGGGCACTGGTGCAAAGTACTCTCCATTCAAATGTGAGGTTCCAAGTACACAGTTGCTGAGAGCACACCAAGGATTTAAAGATAAAATAAGAGCCTTGAGGTCCTCCTGGGCCCGTGGAGATGTTAGAGATCACTCTGTTGCTCTTGTATCCTCAGCAGCCCTATTTGAAGAGCTGACTGCAGGGTGGTCATCTGCCAGAGGAGTATTTGAGGATGCATTTTCTATGGTCCTTCCAG AAAGGAGGAGCCAGAGTCATCAGCTTGAGTCTCTATTTGTATATTACATTGCTATGTTGCTGAGGAATCTGAAGCAGGCAACACTCTCAAGGTCATGGGAAACTATTTTGCAGGGATTGCATTTGTACCCTTacaatccaacaatttttgcaGCTTTCCTTAAGGTTGGATCACTTTATACTGTGCCTAACAAGATTCGGCGTATTCTGGATGATTATTGTCAGAA GAGACCCTCTGTTGTCACCTGGCTTTCTACTTTTCTTAATGAGCTGGGGAAGGAAGGTTCACAGCACAGAATTCATGGATTGTTTGAGAAAGCATTGGGAAGTGATGCATTGCAAAAATCAGTGATGCTTTGGCGCTGTTACCTCGCATATGAACTTCATATGTGTAATCCTGCTGCAGCTAAACGTGTCTTCTTTCGAGCTATTCATGCATGTCCATG GTCTAAAAAGTTATGGCTGGACGGGTTCCAGAGATTAAGTGCCTTCTTGACTGCCAAGGAACTAGCTGACC